DNA from Kitasatospora acidiphila:
GCCACCGACTTCACCGCCCGGATGGCCGACCCCGGCCGGGTCGCGGTCGGCCACCCGTTCAACCCGCCGCACCTGATCCCGCTGGTCGAGATCGTCCCCGGTGAGCACACCGAGGCCGCCACCCTGGAGGACGCCGCGGCGTTCTACCGTCAGGTCGGCAAGCAGCCGCTGATCCTGCGCCGGGAGATACCGGGCTTCGTCGCCAACCGCCTGCAGTCCGCGCTGTTCCGCGAAGCCGTCCACCTGGTCACCACCGGGGTCGTCAGCCTCGAGGACCTGGACACCATCGTCACCAGCTCGATCGGCCTGCGCTGGGCGGCCGGCGGCCCGTTCCTCACCTTCAACCTCGGCGGCGGCCCCGGCGGCTTCGAGCACTTCCTGAAGCACCTCGGCCCCGGCATGGAGATGCTGTGGCAGCTGCTCGGCAAGCCGTCGTTCGACGAGGCCACCATCGCCACCCTGAGCGCCCAGGAGCGCGAGGCATACGGCGACCGGACGTACGACCAGCTCGGCGCGGCCCGCGACCGCGACCAGCTGGCCCTGATGGCCGCCCTGCGCAACGCCAACTGAGCTACACAGAATCGGAGTTCAGTCATGTCTCTCGATAGCCGGCTGCGCGCCGCGCTCACTCCCGACAACACCCCGATCGATGTCCACGCCGAGCTCGCCGAGGTCCTGGCCGGCGTCGGCATGAACCCCGCGGACGCGGGCGGCACGGTGGCCTTCCGCGGCGCCGACCCGATCGTCCCGTCCACCCTGCGACTGGCTTCCGCCGCCGGCATCGGCCTGGCCGCCAAGTCGGTGGCCCTGGCCAAACTCTGGCGTGCCCGAGGCGGCGAGGGCCAGGACATCACCATGGACCTGCGCAAGGCCCCGCACCGGCTGTGCCCGTTCTACGACTTCACCTGGGAGAAGCTCAACGGCTTCCCGCCCGGCGTCCCCAGCGACCCGGACAACCCGATGGCCCTGTCCTTCTACCGGGCCGGCGACGGCCGCTGGGTGATGCCGCTGAACGCCTACCCGCGGCTCAAGCAGCGTGCGTTGGAGCTGCTGGACTGCGCCGACAACACCGCCGCCGTCACCCGGGCGGTCGCCGGCTGGAAGGCCGCCGATCTGGAGCAGGCGGGCGCCGAGGCCGGCGTGGTGATGCCGATGCTGCGCACCCTGGAGGAGTTCCTGACGGAGCCGCAGTACCGCGACTTCCTCGCCCATCAGCCGCTGGTCGAGGTCGAGAAGATCGCGGACAGTGCCCCGGAGCCGCTGCCCGAGAGCGCGGGCAACCCGCTGGACGGCATCCGGGCACTGGGCATGGGCCACGTCATCGCCGGTGCGGGCATCGGCCGCACGCTGGCGCTGCACGGCGCGGACGTGCTCAACCTGTGGAAGCCGTACGAGCACGAGAACGACATCCTCTACTACACCGCCAACGTCGGCGTGCGCTCCAGCCTGGTCGACCCGCACAGCCCGGCGGGCGCGCAGCAGGTGCGCGACCTGCTGCGGGACGCCGACATCTTCTACGCCAACCGCCGCCCCGGCCACCTGGAGACGATCGGGCTCTCCGCCGAGCAGGCCGCGGAGGTCCGACCCGGCGTCATCCACGCGTCCGTGTCGCTGTTCGGCACGGAAGGACCGTGGGCGGACCGGGTCGGATTCGACCAGAGCGCCGGCTGCGTCACCGGGATGATGTCCCTGGAAGGCACGGAGGACCGGCCCCAGCTGTCGCCGATCGCCGTGGTCAACGACTACCTGGTCTCCTGGCTCGCCACCGCCGGGATCGTGCAGGCGCTGCTGCGGCGGGCCACCGAGGGCGGCAGCTACCGCGTGCACGTCTCACTCACCAGGGTCGCGCTGTGGATCCTGTCACTGGGCACGTTCGACCAGGAGTACGCCCGGACGACAGCCGGCTCGGGCCGCGAGCACGCCTACCTGCCTCCCGACACCTTCACCGCCGAGACCTCCTGCGGCAGCTACCAGGGTGTCACCGACCAGGTGGAGATGAGCGCCACTCCGGGCGAGTACCGCACGGTGCTGGTGCCGCGCGGTTCCAGCAGGGCGGAATGGCTGCCCCGCGGCTGATGCCGAGGATGCGCGTGGGCGACCCGATGCCGGGTCGCCCACGCGCATCCTCGGCACTACCCGTCAGCGCGGCTACGGCTTCGGGCGGCTCTGCCAGCGTTCGACCGCGGCATGCAACACGGCGCCCAGCTCGGTACTGCGTCCGTCGACCTGCTCGTGCCGCCCTATGGCAAGGATCGCGGCGTCCACCGGCCCCTCGCCGCCGAGCGGCACCGCAACGGCCGAGACGTCCGGGTCGCCGAGCCCGTGGCTGAAGGCCACCCGGGTGCGCCGGATGTGCTCGATCCGGTCCAGGAACTCGGCCGTCTCCCGCGGATGCCGCTCACCCTCGGCCGCCAGGTGCGCGCGCAGGTCGCGCTCGTCGGCGAAGGCCAGGATCACCCATCCGGCGGTGGCGCAGAGCAGCGGGCTGGACCGGTATTCGGTGGCCCGGTAGGCCAGCCGCTGGATCGACCACGGTCCGGCGTGGCTGGTGTAGACGACGCTGTCGCCGACCCGGACCGCGACCAGGACGTCGGCACCGGTCCGGGCGGACAGCTCGTCCAGGTCGTCCTGCGTGACCTCGGCGGCCGGTCGGCGACCGGCGGCGAGGTTGAGCACGTAGGTGGCCGGCCCCAGCAGGAAGCGCTTGCCCTCCTCGGTCAGATATCCGACCGCCGCCAGCCCGTTGACCAAGCCCTGGATCGAGCTGACCGGCGCCTCCAGTCGGGCCGCCAGCTGACTGAGCGACAGACCCGTGGGCGCGTGGGCGACCGCGTCCAGGATGGCCGCGACGCGGTCCACCGTGCGGTGGTGCGGGCGGCGGGGAGCGGCGGCAGCCGCGGGCCGCGCGGACGGGTCGGGGGTGTTCGTCGGAGGCATGGGACCACCCTATACAGGCGGCTTATTACGTAAATAAGTATCTTGATTTTTATTTGCGTAATATGGGCTCGGTGGCCTACGGTGAGAGCGTCCTCAGGAAGAGGAGGAACGAAGGCCCGGACGACGCCTCCGGTTGCCGCATCCCGTTCCGCGCGAGGCATTCCGCGCCGCACCGCCCACCGGGCCCCGGGACGGCACCGTCCGTCCCCCGCCTCAACCGCCGCCGGTGCCGCAACCGCGCACCGACGCATCCGCCCCTTCAACCGATCCAGAGGTGTGCCATGTTGTCCCCTGACTCAGCCCCCGTCATCCGGGCGACCCTGCCGGTCGTCGGCGCGGCCCTGCCGGAGATCACGGCGCGGTTCTACGACACGATGTTCGCCGACCACCCCGAACTGCTGGACAACATGGAGATCTTCACCCGTCCGTACGTTCGGTAGTACGTGAACCCCGGCCGGGCGAGGGCCGTTCACCATGCCGGAAGCACCGCGCCGGGGATCTCACCGGACGGCGATTCGCCATGCCCTGATATCCGAACCGTCCGACCTCCGTTACACAAAGGTGGCGCCGAAATGAAGAAATCGCTCCCGAAGGATGTTGGGGGCGATCATCATCGGATAGTGTCCCTGCTCAGACGAAGCATTCGGCTCCGGAGCCGCAGTGCCGAATCGCAAATGATGGTCCGGGCATCTTCGTTCCGATGTGCCCGAATTCTCGCGAAAGGAGTCAGCCATGAAGATGGTCAAGGCGCTGGTCAAGGTGTTCAAGAAGGACGAGGACCTCGCTGCCCACGCGTGGATCCTGCACGTCATCTGACGCGCCACAGGGGCCGGTGGAGGTGGCTGTGACGCCACCTCCACCGGCCTCACAAAGTACCCTTTGACCTGCCATGATGTAACAGCCGAGACCGCGTCGGACTCGCCCCTCGGGCTGGGCTGCGGCGCAGGACGGCAGCCCTTCCCGTGCCATACCCGGAGTCCTTCGCCGCCGCACGGAACGCATTTGTCGCCATTCCAGTGGAGGCGTGATTCCCATGGAAAAAACGGCCCCGGCAGTAGCGCACGGCCATTCCGTCGTCTACGCCCCCAGGATTCAGGAGCTACTCGCCCGAGAAGACAAGGTATTTCGGATCGACCCGAGGACGGTCGGCATTTCCGACAGCCATTTGATGGCCGAGATCGTCGCCGCGCGTCCCGTTGTGGCAGCCGAGCGATCCGTATACAAGCCTGCCGCCGGCGCGGAGATCCCCCACGACAGCGCGACCCGGACGATCCGCGCGCTCGGGCAGGACGTCATGGCGGGCATCCAGGCTCCGCCGCCCCCCGCGCGCGGGCTGTCCGGCGCCTGGCCCTACGCGGCCACCTCCTACCTGCGCCGGTGGCTCTTCTCGTCCGATCCCCTGCCGGTCTCCCTGCTGTCGAAGCGCGGCATCACCCGCTCCGACACGCTCTCCCGGCTCACCGACCGCGCCGTCACCGTCTGGCCGGGCTCCGACGCCAACGGCAAGGGCACCGCGCTGGCCGAGCAGATCCGCGACGCCTCCCGCGGCCAGGACAGGCAGCAGGCCATCGCCCTGTACCGCCGGGCCACGGCCACCCTCTGCGACGGCGTGGCCGGACTGACCTCCAACGCCCTGTGGCTCATGGGGCCGGCCGCCCGGGATCGGGAGGCGGACCGCGCCGACCTCACCGCGATCCTCTGGGAGACGCTGCGGTTGCTCCCACCGGCGTGGATGCTGTTCCGCAACACCGGAGAGGCGTACACCGAGTTGCACCCCGAGATCCGTCCCGAGGACCGCGTCGCGCTCTTCCCGCTGCTGATGCACCGCCACCCGGACTACTGGTCCGGCCCGTTGGAGTTCCAGCCCGAGCGGTGGATCGGGGTGGCGGACCCGGAGGGGACGCCCGCGTTCATGCCGTTCGGGTTCGAGGGCGCTCGCTGCTGGGCCAAGCACCTGGTCGTGCCGCTCGCCGAGAGGCTGCTGACCGTTGCCCTCGACAACCGACTCGTCATCCGCAGCCCGCAGCAGGACGCGCAGGTCCCGCTGCGCTCCCTGCTCTCCGTGCGCTTCGAGGCGGAAGCCGGGGCATGACCCGGCACCCCGCCCCCTTTCGCGCCGGGCGGACGCTGCCGGCCGCCAGCACCGAACACCCTGACACCACGGGACACACCATGGAATCGCCCACGCTGGCCGACTGGGTCGGCGACGTCAAGGGCTTCGCCGAGCACCAGTGGCAGCGCGAACCCGCGATCTTCACACCGGAGGCCGCCGCCTCACCGCTGGACCTCGACGAGTTGGACGCAGCCTTCGACTCGGGGCTGCTGCGCACCCCTTATCTGGAAATGGTCCGCTCCGACAAGGTCACCATCCCACCCGAGGCCTACACCACGTCACGCGTGGTCAACGGCATCACCCACCACGGCTTCGCCGACCGCGCGAAGGTCGTCGCACTGCTGCGCACCGGGGCCACGCTGCTGCTGCGCTGCGTCAACCAGTGGCACCGCCCGACGGGCGATCTGGTGGCGCGGCTGTCCGAGGAGCTGGACCGGCGCGTGGAGGCGTTCTTCTTCGTCACGCCCGCCGGTGGCCAGGGCCTCGCAACGCACCGCGACGACGCCGACGTGTTCGTCCTCCAGGCCGCCGGACGCAAGACCTGGTACGTCCACGACGCGCCTGCGGTGGCTGACTGGCAGTTGGGAGAACTCGCGGACGACGAGCACTCCCCGCGGCGCCTGCACGGCGTCCTCGATCCCGGCAGCGTGCTCTACATCCCGCGCGGCTTCGCGCACCGCGCGGTGGGCGCCGCCGGGCTGTCCGCGCACCTGTCGCTTACGGTCCGCGACATCTGCCTGCAGGACCTGCGCACGGCCCTGGAGCAGTGCCTGACCGGAGAGCTGGACCTCCCGGCGCGCCCGCTGGGCGAGGCCGCGATCGCCGACGCCTGCACCGCGCTGCTCGGCCATGTCCGGGCGAGGCTTGACACCGTCACCCCGACGGAGGTGCGACTCGCCGCGCGGGCCGCACAGGCCCGGCAGCGGGCCACCGCGGCGCCTGCGGAGACGTTCGGCGAGGCGGCCCGGACCTGGGAGGCGGACGGCGCCGGGCGCGCCGGGCTGGCGTCCGTCGGCCGCACCTGGCGCAAGCTGCGCGGCGCGCACTGACGCAGGGCGGGCGTGCCCGTCCTGCGCGGAACCGGGAGGACGGGCAGCTCGGCGAGACGCGCTACACCGCGGGCGGGGCAGTGATCGCCAGGGGCTGGTCCTGGTCAGCGCGCAGTCGGCGCTCCAGGTACAGCTCCACGAACACCGCAACCTTGGCGCGCAGTGCCCAGGGATCGAAGGGCTTGACGATGAAGTCGACGGCGCCCACGGAGTAGCCGCGCATCGAGTAGTCGGCATCAGCGCCGATCGCGGTGAGGAAGAGGATCGGTATGTTGCGGGTCTTGGTGCGGCGCTTGATGTGGGCGGCGGTCTCGTAGCCGTCCATCCCCGGCATCCGGACATCCAGGATGATGACTGCGAAGTCGTCGTGCTGGAGCAGTTCCTTGAGGGCGTCCTTGCCGGAGGTGACGGCTACCAGCTCCTGGTCCGGTACTTGTAGGACGCTCTTGAGAGCGAGCAGGTTGGCGGGCTGGTCGTCGACCAGCAGGACCTTCGGCCGGATCCCGGGGGCAGGAGGTGGCGAACGCTCTCAACCGCGGTGAAGAGCTGCTCGCCGGGATCGAGGCCGCGCTGGACCTCGACGAGGGCGAGCTGGCGCTCCAGCAGTTCGCACCGCTCCTCGGCCAGCTCGGCCCGGGCCTGGGCCTCCGTCAGCTGGGTCCGGAGTCGGGTGACCTCGGCGGCCAGCCGATTGCGCTCGGCCAGGATCGTAGCCTCATCGGTGTCGCCGGGGCTGAGCGGCTGAAGGCTCAGGCGCACCTCCAGGTCGGCGATCCGCTCGTTGCGTTGGACCAAGGCCTCGTCCAGTACGTCCTTGCGGGCCACGGAGCGACGCGCCTCCCGGTCGGCGTCGGCCAGCTGCTGCTGGAGCTGGGCGACCGCCTTCGACATCGACGCGGACGTGCGCTGGGCGGCGCTGTGCAGTGCGCGCAGGAGGTTCACCGCCTCCGGCGTGACCGCCAGACCGCTCCGCCCGGCCGGCGCCGGTCACACCGGCGGCCCCGGCCGCCGGTGCGGCCGCCGCCGACGGGATCGAGGCGGTGCTGGCCGAGCACGGGATCCCGGGCGCCGGCCTCGCCTGGATCGAGGACGGGCGGACCGTCGCGGTGCGCGCCTTCGGCTCGGTCGACGCGGCGGGCTCCGAACCGGTCACCCCGGAGACGGCCTTCCTGGCCGGCTCGATCAGCAAGCACGTGACCACGGTGGCGGCGCTGCGGCTGGCCTCCGACGGGCTGCTCGACCTGGACCGGGACGTCAACGGCTACCTGTCCGAGTGGCGGATGCCCACCGAGCCCGGCCACCCCGCCGCGGCCCGGATGCTGCTGTCGAACCTGGACGGCTTCGCCGACCGTCCGCAGCTGTCCGACGGCTACCACCGGCACGGCGTGGTGCCGAGCCTGCTCGACGTGCTCCACGGCCGGTCTCCGGCCCGGACGCCCGCGGCCCGTTACGAGCGGCGCGGGATCCGGGCGGTCTGTGACAGCGACACGCAGATGACGGAGGTGGCGGCCCACACCAGGGGGACTGTCCACGGGCTCCACCACATGAGCGCCAGCGAGAGGGCCGCGGCCGCCAGCAGCGCGACGGTGACCGGCAGCACAACGTCGCGCCGGTACCGCCTCAGCTGCTCGCCGAGGACCTCTTCGACGATCTCGGCGACGATCTCGGCGACCCGGTCGTCGATGGTGTCCCCGTAGTGCACGAGGAACTGCTCGATGTCGTCGGTCCTGCCGGCCGGGCAGGGGCGGCCGGCGGCGCTCGAGTGTCGATCGGTCATGTCCCCACGATGTCGCACCGGGCGGCGCCGGGTCGGCAGCGTGAACCCACCGGCCGGACGGGGGGTAAACCCTACCCACGCTGATGGGTTCTCCTCGCTGCTGACGGGTGGTCGGGTTGGGTACCGTCCCCTTGTCGGATCGAGGCGCGGACGGTGACCTGGTCGCCGCCCGCACTGCCCACGAGAGCGGGTCTGAAGCAGTTGACCGAGTACATCGCCGGCCGTGCCACCGGCAGAGCCCGGACGGACGCCCGGCCACCCCGCGAGGTGGTGCCGGGCAATCCGCTGCGCGCGCTGGCCTCCCCCGTGCTGTGGCGGGCGTCGATCCACCTGGTACTTGACGGTCTGGTGGCGCTGGCGGGACTGGCCGTGCTGGTCGTGCTGGTCGTCGCCGTCTGCCTGGCGCCGGCCGGCCTGGTGGGCCTGCCGGTCACGGTGGCGGCGGGGTGGGCGCTGTTCCGGCTGGCCGCCGTCGAGCGCGCCCGGTTCGCCGTGACCTGCGGGCTGGAGCTCGACGAGCTGCCGGCGCCGGTCTGGTCGTGGCGGTTGGCCAAGTCGCTGCAGTCGCTCGTCCACAACCTCTGCACCTGGCGGCTGATCGGCTACTTCGTACTGCTGATGCCGGTGGCGGTGGTGACCGTGGTCGGGGTGGCGCTGATCTGGGCCGTGCCGCTGACCCTGGTGCTGCTTCCGGTCTACTACCGGGGCCTGCGCGGCGGGCAGGCCCAGCTCGGGCCGTTCCTGGTGGATTCCCTGCCCCGGGCGCTGCTGGTCGCGGCGGTGGCGCTGCTGGTCGGCGCGGTCCTCTCCCCACTGATCGTCAAACTCCTGCTGGCGCTGGACACCGCGCTGGCCGTCGCACTGCTCTCCCGGCCCCGCGGCATGGAACTGGAGCAGCGGGTCAACGATCTGACGCAGAGTCGAGCCAGGGTGGTGGACGCCGCCGAGGCGGAGCGCAAACGGATCGAGCGGGACCTGCACGACGGTGCCCAGCAACGGCTGGTGGCGATGTCGATCACCCTGGGCCGGGCCAGCTCGCGGTTGAAGAAGTCCGGTGACCACGAGACCAACAAGCTGGTCGAGGACGTCCGGCGGGAAACCCTCAGCACCATCGCCGAGTTGCGCAACCTGGCCCGTGGCCTGCACCCGCCGGTGCTGACCGACCGCGGCCTGGAGGCGTCGCTCTCCGCCGTCGCCGCGCTGGCTCCGGTGCCGGTGCGCCTTGACGTCCTGGTGGAGCCGCGCCCCTCCTCCGCCATCGAGGCGGTCGCCTACTTCACGGTGACCGAGGCGCTCACCAATGTGGCCAAACATGCTCATGCGACCCGCGCTTGGGTGGAGATCCGGCGGGAGGGCGCCCGATTGGACGTTAGGGTTGGCGATGACGGGCGTGGCGGAGCCGACCTCGCG
Protein-coding regions in this window:
- a CDS encoding 3-hydroxyacyl-CoA dehydrogenase NAD-binding domain-containing protein gives rise to the protein MTISETRYSRVAVVGAGTIGASWAALFLAHGLHVTVSDPRPDLEEYVTGQLTALTPTLAALGPPTEALTARLEFEPDVEKAVAEAEVVQESGPDDLNLKQELFARLEAATRPGTLLLSSTSGIRATDFTARMADPGRVAVGHPFNPPHLIPLVEIVPGEHTEAATLEDAAAFYRQVGKQPLILRREIPGFVANRLQSALFREAVHLVTTGVVSLEDLDTIVTSSIGLRWAAGGPFLTFNLGGGPGGFEHFLKHLGPGMEMLWQLLGKPSFDEATIATLSAQEREAYGDRTYDQLGAARDRDQLALMAALRNAN
- a CDS encoding CoA transferase; protein product: MSLDSRLRAALTPDNTPIDVHAELAEVLAGVGMNPADAGGTVAFRGADPIVPSTLRLASAAGIGLAAKSVALAKLWRARGGEGQDITMDLRKAPHRLCPFYDFTWEKLNGFPPGVPSDPDNPMALSFYRAGDGRWVMPLNAYPRLKQRALELLDCADNTAAVTRAVAGWKAADLEQAGAEAGVVMPMLRTLEEFLTEPQYRDFLAHQPLVEVEKIADSAPEPLPESAGNPLDGIRALGMGHVIAGAGIGRTLALHGADVLNLWKPYEHENDILYYTANVGVRSSLVDPHSPAGAQQVRDLLRDADIFYANRRPGHLETIGLSAEQAAEVRPGVIHASVSLFGTEGPWADRVGFDQSAGCVTGMMSLEGTEDRPQLSPIAVVNDYLVSWLATAGIVQALLRRATEGGSYRVHVSLTRVALWILSLGTFDQEYARTTAGSGREHAYLPPDTFTAETSCGSYQGVTDQVEMSATPGEYRTVLVPRGSSRAEWLPRG
- a CDS encoding IclR family transcriptional regulator, which encodes MPPTNTPDPSARPAAAAAPRRPHHRTVDRVAAILDAVAHAPTGLSLSQLAARLEAPVSSIQGLVNGLAAVGYLTEEGKRFLLGPATYVLNLAAGRRPAAEVTQDDLDELSARTGADVLVAVRVGDSVVYTSHAGPWSIQRLAYRATEYRSSPLLCATAGWVILAFADERDLRAHLAAEGERHPRETAEFLDRIEHIRRTRVAFSHGLGDPDVSAVAVPLGGEGPVDAAILAIGRHEQVDGRSTELGAVLHAAVERWQSRPKP
- a CDS encoding globin family protein → MLSPDSAPVIRATLPVVGAALPEITARFYDTMFADHPELLDNMEIFTRPYVR
- a CDS encoding cytochrome P450, coding for MAEIVAARPVVAAERSVYKPAAGAEIPHDSATRTIRALGQDVMAGIQAPPPPARGLSGAWPYAATSYLRRWLFSSDPLPVSLLSKRGITRSDTLSRLTDRAVTVWPGSDANGKGTALAEQIRDASRGQDRQQAIALYRRATATLCDGVAGLTSNALWLMGPAARDREADRADLTAILWETLRLLPPAWMLFRNTGEAYTELHPEIRPEDRVALFPLLMHRHPDYWSGPLEFQPERWIGVADPEGTPAFMPFGFEGARCWAKHLVVPLAERLLTVALDNRLVIRSPQQDAQVPLRSLLSVRFEAEAGA
- a CDS encoding JmjC domain-containing protein, which gives rise to MESPTLADWVGDVKGFAEHQWQREPAIFTPEAAASPLDLDELDAAFDSGLLRTPYLEMVRSDKVTIPPEAYTTSRVVNGITHHGFADRAKVVALLRTGATLLLRCVNQWHRPTGDLVARLSEELDRRVEAFFFVTPAGGQGLATHRDDADVFVLQAAGRKTWYVHDAPAVADWQLGELADDEHSPRRLHGVLDPGSVLYIPRGFAHRAVGAAGLSAHLSLTVRDICLQDLRTALEQCLTGELDLPARPLGEAAIADACTALLGHVRARLDTVTPTEVRLAARAAQARQRATAAPAETFGEAARTWEADGAGRAGLASVGRTWRKLRGAH
- a CDS encoding response regulator; this translates as MRPKVLLVDDQPANLLALKSVLQVPDQELVAVTSGKDALKELLQHDDFAVIILDVRMPGMDGYETAAHIKRRTKTRNIPILFLTAIGADADYSMRGYSVGAVDFIVKPFDPWALRAKVAVFVELYLERRLRADQDQPLAITAPPAV
- a CDS encoding serine hydrolase domain-containing protein, whose translation is MLAEHGIPGAGLAWIEDGRTVAVRAFGSVDAAGSEPVTPETAFLAGSISKHVTTVAALRLASDGLLDLDRDVNGYLSEWRMPTEPGHPAAARMLLSNLDGFADRPQLSDGYHRHGVVPSLLDVLHGRSPARTPAARYERRGIRAVCDSDTQMTEVAAHTRGTVHGLHHMSASERAAAASSATVTGSTTSRRYRLSCSPRTSSTISATISATRSSMVSP
- a CDS encoding sensor histidine kinase codes for the protein MTWSPPALPTRAGLKQLTEYIAGRATGRARTDARPPREVVPGNPLRALASPVLWRASIHLVLDGLVALAGLAVLVVLVVAVCLAPAGLVGLPVTVAAGWALFRLAAVERARFAVTCGLELDELPAPVWSWRLAKSLQSLVHNLCTWRLIGYFVLLMPVAVVTVVGVALIWAVPLTLVLLPVYYRGLRGGQAQLGPFLVDSLPRALLVAAVALLVGAVLSPLIVKLLLALDTALAVALLSRPRGMELEQRVNDLTQSRARVVDAAEAERKRIERDLHDGAQQRLVAMSITLGRASSRLKKSGDHETNKLVEDVRRETLSTIAELRNLARGLHPPVLTDRGLEASLSAVAALAPVPVRLDVLVEPRPSSAIEAVAYFTVTEALTNVAKHAHATRAWVEIRREGARLDVRVGDDGRGGADLAAGTGLTGLADRVSGVDGRFRFSSPVGGPTVIEVELPCG